Proteins from a single region of Rhipicephalus sanguineus isolate Rsan-2018 chromosome 5, BIME_Rsan_1.4, whole genome shotgun sequence:
- the LOC119394451 gene encoding 60S acidic ribosomal protein P2: protein MRYVAAYLLASMGGNKDPSAADIEKILGSVGIESDSERLNKVISELKGKTRKTVDEVIAKGKEKLATMPSGGGAAAAAAPAPAAAAGGGAAAPKEAAKKEEKKEESEEDDDMGFGLFD, encoded by the coding sequence ATGCGTTACGTCGCCGCTTACCTCCTGGCCTCCATGGGTGGCAACAAAGACCCATCCGCCGCCGACATCGAGAAGATCCTCGGTAGCGTCGGCATCGAATCCGACAGCGAGCGACTCAACAAGGTCATCAGCGAGCTGAAGGGAAAGACCCGAAAGACCGTCGACGAAGTCATCGCGAAGGGCAAGGAAAAGCTGGCTACTATGCCCTCTGGTGGTGGTGCAGCTGCTGCTGCGGCGCCCGCTCCTGCGGCTGCTGCTGGTGGTGGCGCAGCAGCTCCAAAGGAAGCAgccaagaaagaggaaaagaaggaAGAGTCCGAGGAGGATGACGACATGGGTTTCGGCCTGTTCGACTAA